The following are from one region of the Lepeophtheirus salmonis chromosome 8, UVic_Lsal_1.4, whole genome shotgun sequence genome:
- the LOC121123484 gene encoding uncharacterized protein isoform X1 — protein MLNPSELADGVKIPKSQPPNPASNSVLLFDEVPSNLASNEIDKNSLSGSIWTVSNGTKNPSRLTTSTVMDDDRSTIEDEKDPVEGNEFYDDDDDDESVPDTKIIFDKEFEDYFEDRIHKSGSSMIFMSKTLGLLPVIWTEEDLEGECKTYLNFYTFILYICWVALFVLTFIKLNVSTEWPSDTAFQHYMNKTNNGCVVLSSATFQANLGGQWISAILIVSCGILNSRSLADVFYSLSGVDSS, from the exons atgttaaatCCATCTGAACTAGCTGATGGTGTAAAAATACCAAAGTCTCAACCCCCTAACCCTGCATCAAATAGTGTGTTATTGTTTGATGAAGTGCCATCCAACCTAGCTTCGAATGAAATCGATAAAAATTCCCTATCTGGGTCTATTTGGACAGTATCAAATGGAACCAAGAATCCCTCTAGACTCACAACATCGACTGTAATGGATGATGATAGAAGCACGATTGAAGATGAGAAAGATCCAGTTGAGGGCAATGAGTTCTATGATGATGACGATGATGATGAAAGTGTTCCGGATActaaaatcatatttgataagGAATTTGAGGATTATTTTGAAGATCGGATTCATAAGAGTGGAAGTTCCATGATTTTCATGTCGAAAACACTTGGGCTACTCCCCGTAATATGGACGGAAGAGGATTTGGAAGGGGAATGCAAAACCTACTTGAACTTTTACacatttatactttatattt gTTGGGTGGCACTATTTGTCCtaacatttatcaaattaaatgtcAGCACTGAATGGCCAAGTGATACAGCATTTCAACACTAtatgaacaaaacaaacaatGGATGCGTAGTTCTGTCCAGTGCAACGTTCCAAGCTAACTTGGGTGGACAATGGATCTCTGCTATACTGATTGTTAGTTGTGGAATATTAAACTCCCGTTCATTGGCTGATGTATTCTACTCCTTATCCGGCGTGGATTCCTCttag
- the LOC121123484 gene encoding uncharacterized protein isoform X2 encodes MKTDIDKQNVPMDLWLKDEPGPNYKMMDGVESKPTKEEEQSLIAQLESLRCAYVDLGDIIQEMNNMFSTALFSHLIALSISFIVWAYLNLFAIKHFEIVYTFIGLCVLAFIRIFLVCCHAQNLKHESRKPLAGVCQITSVDGSPKLERLLVKMTSQMYYNQPTLSCGDYFPLGQRSLLVIFSVSIIIAYILFRIHGFQFNYLKEESILMSIQELLKKLDKN; translated from the exons ATGAAAACAGATATAGACAAACAAAATGTACCCATGGACCTTTGGTTAAAAGATGAGCCAGGGcctaattataaaatgatggATGGGGTAGAGTCAAAGCCAACCAAAGAAGAAGAACAGAGCCTAATTGCTCAA CTTGAATCATTGAGATGCGCATATGTTGACTTGGGAGATATCATTCAAGAGATGAATAACATGTTTTCAACAGCTCTGTTCTCACATTTAATTGCTCTTTCTATCTCCTTCATCGTATGGGCCTACTTAAACCTCTTCGCCatcaaacattttgaaatagtttataCATTTATTGGCCTTTGTGTTTTAGcttttataagaattttctTAGTTTGCTGTCATGCACAAAATCTCAAACATGAG TCGCGAAAGCCATTAGCTGGAGTTTGCCAAATAACATCTGTTGATGGAAGTCCAAAATTAGAACGACTTCTCGTCAAAATGACCTCACAAATGTACTACAATCAACCCACTCTTTCATGCGGGGATTATTTCCCACTTGGACAAAGATCTTTGTTAGTG ATTTTTTCGGTATCGATCATTATCGCATATATCCTTTTTCGAATACACGGATTTCAATTCAACTACTTGAAAGAAGAGTCAATATTGATGAGTATACAGGAGcttctcaaaaaattagataaaaattaa